In Aspergillus nidulans FGSC A4 chromosome II, the genomic stretch GAGCTCGCAGGGCAGAGAACGACCGCGCTGGACTCGCCGCGACGAGCAGAAGTATCGAAAATCAGTCAAGCAGAAGCGAGCCCAGCTCGAGGGCCATGTCCGCGATGTGCGCACCAAGGAAATCCACATAGAGTTCCTGCTCGGCCGGGTCACAAGTGCCCAGGAAGCCATTCGCTCTAAAAAATCCCTGcgagaagcagagaatatCACGCTCTTCACCTATGtcactgtcttcttcctgcccaCCGGGCTGGCCGTGAGTATCTTCAGCATGGGTGATGTCCCAAGCGGGACAGTCGTCGGGCGGATGGTTATTACTGCTGTCGTGGCCCTTGTCATCACCGTCTCGATACTGTACGGGGTTCTCCATCGTTTTCAGTTCCTCGGCCGCTTCTGGAAATCCGAAAAGCCCACTTTAGGCCGTAAAAAGGCTACTGGTACTGTGAAGAAGCCAGACGACGCGCCTGGGAGGCCGTTGGTGCAGGATAGCGTTTCAACAAAATGGTCTCCCAAAGGGTGGTTGGTTTCGCTAAGACGATTAGATACTAGGAGCCTAAACGATGACCCTGCTTCAAAGCATGTGTAAGATAAGCACGACACTATTGACATGACAATCGTATCTCTATCCTCTCacttttttctcttgttcTCACGGCCATCAGGCCGCTCTGCATATTAGATGATATCTGACAGGTGTGGTCTCGCCTTATAGGCACTAGTCCTTGGAAACAGAGTCCttcaaaaaaaaacaaactgGCAATCGCGATGAGCCAAACACTGGCTCCGTCGCATGAATACTCCTAATTGAATCCGTATTATTTCTGGTTTCTGGAATTTCAGTAGCCACAGTGAGGAACTAGGAGCTTTATCTTAGTTAAGGCAAGCTAGTTTCTAAACAAATGCTTTTGAAGGTAATTATAATCAACCGTATACATTCTGCGGCCCTTCCATATGACGATTTTTGCTTATAAACAGATTTATCTTTAATCATCTGCTGCAGATGTAGATGTAGTCGTAGGTTTGCATCCTCATTCTATTCTGGAATTCCAAGTAAATTATGTTTTACAGCCCTCTACAGCTCAGCATGATCCATCAAAATCCCATATTCTGGCAGTTCCCACCCCTTTTCAGGTTGATCCCCAAGCAACCCCCCAAATCGGTCGAGCCTTAAGCATGATGCCAGCCACAGGACTCAATACAAGATAGAGATGGTGAGAGGCGACCACGATATGCTATCGAAGATACTCGGATCCCCAACACCTTTCTGCACCTGGTCCATGAACGGCCGAAACTTGTCATCGTAAGCCCAGAATGCCGTCTCGTGAGAGACTTCCGCGTCATCCCCTGGGCAATGTACCCATATTTCTCCGGCTAGGATATAAGCGCCCACGATTGCGCTAGAAGTGCCCATGCCTGTGCTTGCCGAAGGACAGTACGCGGCATCTCCAAGAAGCACGACACGACCTAGGGATTCAACTTGACGAGGCCCTGAGTCTCGCAGTAGGGGTCGTCGGCTTCCATGAGCAATTCAAGAATCCCTTCGACCTGCCACCCTGCGCCTCGAAAGACCTCTGCAaacgccttcttctcctcactAGTGTCCCCTTTGTGGACACCTTTCGGTCATTTAATGACACTTTTGCCGATTAAATAGACCTGAATCCTCTGCGGATTATGTCTGCGAGTTAGAACGAACCTGTCGCCGGGAGCGATGTACGAGGTGGCAATGTactcctctccagcctccaTCGACCGCGGAATTGTAAAGTAGGTTGAGTATTCATTGAGCGATTAAAAAGCATCCTCGCTATCAGAACGAAGCATGACCTTGCGCGTCCGTGATCCTTGGCCATCAGCGCAAACAAGAATATCATACCGGGCTCCCTCCACTCCTGAAGAGGACCTCAATGGCCGCATCTTTTCTCCAAAGCTCTCAATCGATCTGCCGAAGGTGTAATTCGCACGGTCCTTCGTTGCGTCATAGATAATTCGGCAGAGATCGCCCATCATGATTTCAAAATCACTGGTGAAACCCTGTGGCCCTGTTCCAGATCTGTTGGCAGGGAATTAAGCCCACCGTTTACCTGCATTGTCGGCCACCTGCAGCCTTGCTCTGGACCAGATAAGGCCCGAAAAGCACTCTCAGGACCTATTCGCCTTAACACCTCGATTCTGACCCCGTTATCGACCTGGAGGCCGCTAGTTCTAAACTCAGGGAACCGCTTGACAACGGTGACTTTGTGGCCGAGCTTGGAGAGCCAAAAAGCCAGAGCACTGCCTGCGAGCCCTGTTCCGTGATGAGCACTCTCAGGGGCATTTATGATGAGGTTGTGAATGTGAACTGTTACTCATGATTCTTTTTAATGCTGGCAGATCAGGCAGTGGTATTCAAATATGGCTTTTGTGCACTGGCGTCTTAGCTCAAGGAGCTGAATGTGAGGAAAAGAGACTGAGAAGATTCTGTAGCCTGCGGACTAGTACTTGTATCAACGAGCGCTACTAACTTATTTGAAATTGGTACAGCCCGAGTATAGCGATGGCCTGTTAAAGATAAGCCGATTATACCGAATCTGGCCGTATAGCTAGAGTGGTTATAGCGTCCACAGAAGTAGCAAAGGCAAATAGTGAACATGATCCATACGGGCGAACTAATGAATTGGATACCTGATAATTCTGAGTTCTATGTTCTTCCAAGCGTTAATCATAATCTgcttttattattataaCTATAGGTCGGGATCAAGGTATTTAGGTTATATGTAATTCAGCTCCCAGGGATAAGGTAATTACCTGCCCGATAATGTATCCCGTGAGCGAGCGGCCCACCTCCGCTCCCGATTCCATGTATAGGCAACATTTTCGACACTTTATCAACAAAAATTATTGCATTTCTCTATATAATCAATTCGAAACTTAATTAGACATTGCAATTACTTATGTCCTATATTATGGCAGTCACTGTACTGTGGTGGTGCTTGTATACATGGCCTAACTGCCGAAAGTACTGGATCTATAGATATACCACCCTGGGCTTTATCAACCTTATTCTCATACTAGAATTGCTCTAGGCCCTCCTGAATAGTTAAGCCCCTATAACAGCCAGCTTCCAGTAGAGCACTTCCTTTTTGAGAACTACTTCTTGTTAGAAGCACATAAATTATATAGTTCTTTGCGTGCGAGGAGAAGCTTAAAAATGCAATTTATAACCTTTGATAAGCTTGTCTAAGCATGTCTCCAGTAAAGATGAAGGGCTTTTTGTACAAGTACTTAGTATCTTCCTTATTACTAATGCTTGCTTTTCTAGCTGCCTTGTTATATAGGGGGTTTTAGGTGCTGAATTATAGGGgtgcactcggtgcgggttgggtacagCCCGCAGGGCTAGGATTCAACCCGCGCGGTGGCCCGCAAACCCGCATGGGTTCTCCTATTAGAACCCACAAGCCGCGCGGACTGCCAATCTTGCAACCCTCACCGcaccgctgcgggttgcggtgcgggttgacaacCCTACTGAATTAGTTGACCTAACTGCCTGGTATTGTAGGGGTCTTTTCCTTGATATTTAGCCAACTAAGAACTCTATCTGGGTTGACTAGAACAAGGCCTGCACCTGGAAAGCTATTTTGAATAGTTTCTGCTTAAAATACGCACCACCCCCATGACCTGATAGCGTTCTTGCAGTTATCCTAGGAACTTCAGACCTTACCCTTCCCACCATTTAGAGCATTAATGCGAAAAAGGATATTTTAACCACATTGGCGATTTTATGTCCTGTCCTGCTAATGGCACCTGGTGGCTGCAGGAATACAGGTTAACATCCGAAGGGGACCCTGTGCGCTGAAGAGACTTATCAATCGCAACTGAGAGATGAATAAACCGGCTAGCGTATATATACAGAACTGAAGCTTGTTAGTTTAACGGATATCCTGTTATTTCATGTTGTTGCAAAGACGGCTAAATGCTAATTCATGCTGCATTACCTTGTACCAGAAGAATCACAAGCAGCCTGGATATAAAGCCCCAACTATTCAAATCACGCGTGTTTTGGTGATAATCATATCCAATCAGCAACACTTCTCCTTCCCCTTGGAAGCACAGCTGTCAAGAACCTCTGGCGCCTGTGACGTGTCCAAACGGCAAAAGCACGACGCCCTGATCGGCACATCAGCAACCGCAAGAGCTAGTTTTGTAGGCTGCTCAATCAcagcagcctcctccagtctCCCCATTCTCACCAAGCACTCATGGTACCCTTGCAGCGACCAGACATTATTCGGGTGCCTGCGCGGCCTGATTACAGAGGTGTCCATACCCAGATCAGCCCGATAGACCTGCGCAGCCTCTTCCAGGTTGCCCTGCTCCATCATCAGCGCCGCGTAGGCGTGACGTACAGGCTGCATCCACGACCATGGCTCGCTATACGGCAGCTTATCCTCGAGGTCGATTGCGCGACGCAACGACTCAAATGCCTGATCATAGTTGGCCTCTCGGTATTCAATCTCACCCTCTAGCATAGCTGCGGCAACCCCGAGCACGTCAACCATCTTGCCGTTGTAGGCGCGGCGGGTTTCAGGAACGCGCGCCCATGCCTTGTGGAAGAGATCTTGCTCTTTCCGGGCTGCTTCAACATCCCCTGTGGCGGCGAAAGCGATTCCGCGGGCGTAGTGCGTGGTCGCTGTGGTCCCAGCATAGAGGATCTGGTCGTGTGGCAGCTCTTTGCGCTTGAGCTCCTCCCACATACCGAAGCGCACCATCACATGAAGGCGGATAGGCATGAactgctccagccagtcagCCATCGGTGGGGACTCAATCCGGAGAACCTCTTCGGGCACTGTTGCTTCCATGCGAGTCACAGCGTCAAGTGCAACCTTGGATTGACCGGCGAACATGGCTGCGTATACCAAGGAATGGTAGTCGTGCATGCGGTAGAAAGTATAGAAGTTCTTGGCGCCGGATCTCCGGAAATATTTATCGTCCGCAAGGGTCGACTTGTAGTTTGACGCAATAGAGCGTCTCCAATCGCCAATAAGAATGTCCAAGTGCGTTGGCATATGGTGGATATGCCCGGCATCCGGCACGAGGTCACGAAGACGATCGGCAGCGTTGATTCCCAGCTCAGGACTGGGCGACATCTCAATGAAATGAATATATAGATGCAGAAGCCCGGGGTTCTGATTCGCGCCGTCCCCTTCCTGCGAAAGCGCACGCTCAAGGACGGCTTTCACCTCCAGGGTCGGCGCGTTGGGATTTGGCAGTCCGGTGAATAGATCCCATAGCGACCAGGGGTTCATGTTCATCAAGGCATCCGCATACAAGACTGCAACATTCAGATCGTGCCCAAAGGCGTCATATGCGAGCTTCATGGCGTTGGCATAGCTCCTGTTGAGAGCCGCATAGTCCCTTGCCGGTTCGTTAGTCGGGAACCGATGCAGCATCGCCTCGATCAGCGCTTGCTCAAGGGGGGTCACGTTGGTTGCTAGTCTCTTTGCAGCTTGCGAAGCTTCGTAACCCCGCTGCACTGATCGATGCAGGTCACCCAGATCGAATTTCTCCCAGGGCTTGTTGTAGTTCGGGCCGACTGCGTATGCAAGCCCCCAGTATGCCATTGGGCATCCTGGGTCGTGCCCAATAGCCTGTTCAAAGCAGTAGGCGCCTTCTACATGATTGAACGAATATACCCACGTTAATCCCCGATTGAACCAGGTTTGGGCGtcggcgctgctggtggtaaTGGTGTGGCCAAACGATCCCAGGTTGTAGTATTCGTCAATGGCTGGGACGGGAGTCTGAAGTGCAGAAGCCATGGCGATACCAGATCTAAGTGATGATAGTGACAATATATGGCTAGGAAAATATAATAAGTGCGGAATCTGATATGTTGGTGAGCTTCGAACAGAGAAAGAAGCATTTAATTTTATAGCGCCCCCAGCAAGCTTGACTAATTTGGAATGGAGTGGCACCACTAGAATGACTAAGACAGTCCTTAGTTAAGCTCAATCAATCGCCGACTGGGCGTTGCTGGGAATGACTGATCAAACACCGAAGACACCGGTATCCAATTATCTTTACGTTCAATAATCCACACCTACGGAGTACACCATCATACCTGCATAGAAGACATAGCTTGCACTGTGCTTTAGTTTCGGTGAATGCTATTCATTGCTCCCAGGCCATCTGAAGTATTTAGAATCAGAGCAGATCAGCTGAAATCGAAATGCCGCCTGCTTCTCGGCCCGTCAAGCTAGCATGCCTCCCTTGGTACGTGCATTCCCGACTGATACAAGGAGCCAGCACTGACAGCAGAGAATGACAGCCGGGCTTCCAAGATCCGCTGTAACGGCCAGGATCCGTGTTCGAATGTAAGTCGCCGTGACATGAGATCACAGCAGCCGTGGTAACCGCCGTAGTGCATCAGTCACGGTGACGAATGCCGATATCAGCCCAGTCGACGAGGTGGTGCTCGACGGGGCCCAGCGGCCGCTGAAAAActggccaagaaggaaacCCAACGGTGTGCAGCTAAACCCGCTGTGGATAATCTTGAGAAAGAGCCTGCGCCTCACGGCGAGCTCTACCATCGGCATACGCAGGGCAGTACCTCCACTCTCAACACTCCGCTACCAATATCCCCAGCCGAATCGGGACTCCGGCCGTCCAGCATATTAAGGGAGGATTGCGGTGTCTCACCCCTTGGTGGAATACCTTCTGGGTTCTTAGGTCCGGTAAACCATCCCCCGAAGGCTCTTCGGGCTTATGACTGCTCTGAGGATTTGTACGTTATGCCGGTGTCTTGTCGGTGCGGAAATCTGACTACTCGCCCAGAATCAACGCGTACTATATATTCATTCACCCTTATTTCCCCCTCCTGCCTCCCCCGGTGGTCGCCCAGTACGAGGACAAGTGCGTCAGCGTAGAGGTTCGCTCTACTCATGCCAATGCTTCTTCCCTACCCCGCTGGCCCACATCTCCACTGGGTTTGGCCCTGGCAGCAATACTGACTCTAATCCCTCCGACGGGAGATTCCAACTCAGCCGACGACGGGGCAGCCGCACTCCGTCGATCCTACGCTGATTCGTATGCGAGGTCGGCTCTGGAGTCCCTAGAGGATCTACTCGAACCGTACTCACATGCCAATCTCGCCGATGGCCCGCGGAGTATTTTGCATTATGCGATCCCTCAGAAGATGGAGCCTGTCCTCGCATTGGCCCTTCTTAGCCTATACGAGTGTTGCCAGCGCGGGAATGTCCCGAAAATGCGCCTCCGGGCGAACCAGGCTCTGACTGCTGCCATGGACCTGTCATTGCATACCGAAACGCCACAGACTGGTTTCTTGGATGCGCACCGCCGGTGCTGGTGGGCAGTAGTCAGTAAAATCTGCGTTGCTTTGTTGACGATACTAATAAAAGCAGATGTTTCTCGTATACCAGTCATCTATAATGACTACATCGGTTAGTTTAAACCTCACGATAGCACTAGAACAGCTCTATTGACATTAAGTAGCCCCCTTTTATCACCTTTGATGACATCCGGATCACAACTATGTTCCCCGAATTCCGCGGCTGCCGAGAGGTTCGTACTTTACTTTCCATTGAAACCCTCAGACCTAACCATCCATCACATGTCCAGCCGTGGCCATTACTGGTGAAGGCCCAAGCAGctctcctccgcagctgctgcatCGGCCGCGAGCTCGATCGAGAGCTAAGGACGGGCCAGAGTTTATCGTTCTCGATACGGGAAGAAATAAAAGATCTAGACTCCCTCATCCTCGGGCTTGCAGCCGAAGCAGACCGCTTCCGCTGCGTAACTAATTACCAGGGCGCCGAAGCTGATGCCTCTCGCAACCTCTGGGCTATATCAAACGCCCTCATCCACACTTCTCGGCTGACACTGCATAGTGTCCGCGCGTTTCCAGACCGTCGTAGGATCCTCGACGGGCCTATTgacctcctctccctcgaTGCTAGCTGTACACCATCCAGTTTAGTAGAAAGCTTCCACCTCTCGACAAGCCAGACTGGTGAGGTCGACACTCACTTCCCATTTACAGAGCGGGAATCAATAAGGATATGTCTCCACTCGTCGCTGGTTGTGTCCCGGGTGTTTCGCCGCTTACCATCTCCAAACCCAAGCTACTCTGATACTACCGTTGATATGACTGCCGCTATGCCCTGGACATCGTGGCGGCGGCTGAGCTCTCCGCGCTCAATCCCTTACATGGCCAGCTGCCAGATGCAGAGCTTTTATACGCTCGCGATGGTGCTAAAGTGCGTCAATACAGCACTGTGCTCTGGGACTATAAGCAGCTACGCCTATCTTTTTGAGCAGCCGAGCGTGACAACGGAAGTGCAAGACGCGGAGCGGCTCGTGGAGGAACTTCAAATTGGTATGGATGCGCTTCGAAGATCGATCAAGGCAGATGTACTCTTTGGGGGGGTTGAAGTGATGGCTAGAGAGGTGGAGCGGGTGTTTGAGGCGACCTTGATGGGTTGAATTTCGGTATACGATTTAGGAAGTATAATATATGCCCACATTTCATTTATAGTGTATGTCTACTGCGGAAAGTCGAAGACCATGACTAAAGGAAATACCGGTACCAGAATTAGCATCATTACAGAGTGGATCTCACGGCGACTCGGTCTTTGATGTACTTGTAACAATTAGGGCTTGATATTAGTCTTGGTTAGCAATccctcggcgatgatgccggTAGGCATCGGATCCCCAGCGATGCGATGTCAAATTCGGACCTGTTTTATTTAGAGGACCAGGCCTGCCGGCCATACCTGTCATAAACTAAGAAAGCATCATATTCTTCTAATTCATAATGAGCCAATTCCCAGCATCAACCGTGGTCAACGGAGCAGACCTAGAGAGCAATAATCCGCATGTGGTGGACTTCGACGGCCCAGACGACAAGGACATCCCACTCAATTGGCCTCTGCCGCGGAAGATCTGGGTAACTTCGGCCGTGGCCATCCTGAACCTGATTGGAACGGTAGCCAGCAGCATCTTTGGAACTGGAAGCGAGGAGTTCAGTCGGGAATTTCGAATCAGCCATGAGGTTGCTGTGTTGGGGACGACGCTGTTTCTCGCGGTAGGGTCTTCACGTATATGTTAACTGCGACGGGCGTTATATCGGTGAGCGAGGGCTTTTGGAATCCGTGTTGCTAATACTATTGTAGGGCTACATCTTCGGCTTTCTTGCCTTTGGTCCCCTCTCCGAGCGCTTCGGTCGCAAATGGCCCATGTTGCTAGGAATCACCATCTCCTCGCTTTTCGACATAATGTCTGAGGCAGGCGAGAACGTCGCAACCGTACTTatcggccgcttcttcggcggtCTCTTTGGAGTAGCGCCAGTCGCTATCTTTGGAGGTATTGTAAGCGATTGCTGGCCTATCTCCCAACGTGGGAATGCCATGGCGCTGGCTGTGTCGCTGGTATTCTCCGGCCCTACTTTCGGCCCGGTGTTGGGAGGGCTCATTATGGGTTCGGGGTCGCCGGTGCTCAACTGGAGGTGGACTATGTGGATGGTTGTTATCGTAGGACTTGGTGCTTCGGTGCTCTGTGTTTTCGTCTTTCCGGAGACGTTTCCGCCTGTAAttctgaggaagagggcaaggGCCTTGCGTAGGAAGACTGGGAATGCGAATTTCACGACGGCGTCGGACAAGGATGGTCTTAATATACGGGACATTGCTAGGTTTTACCTCATTCGACCCTTTTGTGGGTTCAGATCTGTTTTCCTGTCACTATACCAATGCTAACAGTCAGCTCCTAGGGCTATTCACTACGCAACCTATCCTCGCTCTCCTAACACTATACCAGTCCTTCGTATACGGagttctctttctcttctacCAGACCTATCCCGTCGCCTTCGGTGAAGACCGCAGCTGGCCCACGAGCCTAAAATACGTGCCTCTCCTCGCACTTATCGTAGGCGTCTTCGCCGGCTCCCTgggcatcatcatcaccaatcaAATCTACACCCGTCACCACAGCCACACCCCTGATGGCGTCTACATCCCCGAAAGCCGTCTTCCACCCATGATCGTCGGCGGGGTTATGGTCCCCATTGGGATGTTCTGGTTCGCCTGGACAGCTTCGTCCATATTTATATCTTGGGCCAGCCCCGTTTGCGCGAGTTTCCTAACCGGCTGCGGCATGTACTTGCTGTTCATCCAGGGGTTTAACTATATTATCGACTGCTACACTAGCATGGCCAACAGTGCGATGGGCGTGAATGGCTCGATGAGGAGTATTTTTGGGGCCGCTTTCCCGCTCTTCGCCAACCAGGTGATTGAAAGGCTCGGTGTCGCGAAAACAACTAGTATACTTGGATGCGTTTGTGTAGCATTAGTTCCTGTCCCAATTTGCTTTTGGTTCTGGGGGGAGAGGATACGGGCTTGGTCGTCAGCGAAGGTCTAGCCTTTTGTTAACTTATCAGATGCAAGTCGGCCTTGATATTGTCGCTATTCACAGTTTTTGATATTTGTACAGCCCTCCAGCCCTTCTTTCAATAAGGGTTATATCGTGCCCGATGCCTCAGCAGCGCAATGCTTTTGTTGTTGTGAATCGCTTCAAACTGTCCAAGTGCATCTAGGCTCCAAGACCGTGCACGACTTGCTTATGCATTACTCTTAAAACCCTTGCGAAAGAAACAGGGCGCTGCAACAGACGTGCCAGCCCTTCTACCAGACATGTGGTATAGAACTATTCCGATCGGATACGAAAAACCTGGTCTTCACTACCGAGCCAGTCATTTATCATAGATCCCCTGAACCAGTCATTAGAACCTTCGTCCTACTGCACTGTAGTATCCCTTCTACGAGAAACTTACGTCATGATCTCATTCAGAGGCACAGCCcgctctctcctctttttATGAGCAAGTGCTAACCGCTCTCCAATCGTCACCGACCAACTAGTCGACACCAGTCCAGCTAGCCCAACAATGAACGGGATCAGTTGACCCGAACTCAGGAGCGGCGCATCACTGAGGTCAATGTTATTTCCAGCAAGGATTTTCTCCGAAAAAACATTAGCACTGACACCAATGGCCACTAAAAGGAGTTTCAGCTGCATCATGGCGGCTCGGACGGGCCgggccttcttcaagatctccatcaaGTTCGTAGTATCAACTTCTGGAGAGGACGAGATGTGTTGCGTCTGCATTTTGGTTATGTTAACTTGATTATCTCCAGTTGCAGGCGTCTCTCGTCCGTCGTTGCCCTTGCGGCTTTACACATCCAGACATACAGTAAACGACAGCCAGAAAATTCACAAAAGACTGGAAGTGCCGGTTACAGAAGTCGAAATACACAATGATAAAACCCTTCACTTCGCACTCTGGCCGGCAACCTTGCTGTGTACGAGTGAACGATACCCACGGATGCGTGACTAATACAGAGCCCATAACAGTTGTCAACGATATGGCAGGTTACAGGTCAAGTGAGACACCTAAACTTTTTTACCCGCCGCCTCACCTGTGTACTCTATATATGGTGCCGGGGGGGTCGTCCTGATTCGTGATTGAGGCGAAGAATAGAACCAATAGAGGTGCCCATCTTGCCATGGGAAAGACTATTGACCACTCGAGAAGCGCGAAGCTACCGTTCAGCGTGTTctgtatgatgatgataaatACTGCGAGTGAGACCAAGATAACAGTCCGGCGAGTGTCGCGCACTGCTTTTGGGTTGTCGAAAAAGACAGCGGTGAGACCAGAGATCCAGGAGAAATAGTAGCCTAATCGAACTCCAATGCCGTAAACGTCACCTTCTCCGACGAGATCGCAGGAGGAGGGGTCATTAGTATACTGCGTCATCTGGAGGGTTTGgcgcgacgaggaagaggatcatTCCTGCGATGACAACGATGCGGCTGCTGGCATGGGTCatctctgctgcagctgcgggCCTTGCGG encodes the following:
- a CDS encoding tetratricopeptide repeat protein (transcript_id=CADANIAT00004701); this translates as MASALQTPVPAIDEYYNLGSFGHTITTSSADAQTWFNRGLTWVYSFNHVEGAYCFEQAIGHDPGCPMAYWGLAYAVGPNYNKPWEKFDLGDLHRSVQRGYEASQAAKRLATNVTPLEQALIEAMLHRFPTNEPARDYAALNRSYANAMKLAYDAFGHDLNVAVLYADALMNMNPWSLWDLFTGLPNPNAPTLEVKAVLERALSQEGDGANQNPGLLHLYIHFIEMSPSPELGINAADRLRDLVPDAGHIHHMPTHLDILIGDWRRSIASNYKSTLADDKYFRRSGAKNFYTFYRMHDYHSLVYAAMFAGQSKVALDAVTRMEATVPEEVLRIESPPMADWLEQFMPIRLHVMVRFGMWEELKRKELPHDQILYAGTTATTHYARGIAFAATGDVEAARKEQDLFHKAWARVPETRRAYNGKMVDVLGVAAAMLEGEIEYREANYDQAFESLRRAIDLEDKLPYSEPWSWMQPVRHAYAALMMEQGNLEEAAQVYRADLGMDTSVIRPRRHPNNVWSLQGYHECLVRMGRLEEAAVIEQPTKLALAVADVPIRASCFCRLDTSQAPEVLDSCASKGKEKCC
- a CDS encoding uncharacterized protein (transcript_id=CADANIAT00004702), encoding MPPASRPVKLACLPCRASKIRCNGQDPCSNCISHGDECRYQPSRRGGARRGPAAAEKLAKKETQRCAAKPAVDNLEKEPAPHGELYHRHTQGSTSTLNTPLPISPAESGLRPSSILREDCGVSPLGGIPSGFLGPVNHPPKALRAYDCSEDLINAYYIFIHPYFPLLPPPVVAQYEDKCVSVEVRSTHANASSLPRWPTSPLGLALAAILTLIPPTGDSNSADDGAAALRRSYADSYARSALESLEDLLEPYSHANLADGPRSILHYAIPQKMEPVLALALLSLYECCQRGNVPKMRLRANQALTAAMDLSLHTETPQTGFLDAHRRCWWAVMFLVYQSSIMTTSPPFITFDDIRITTMFPEFRGCREVRTLLSIETLRPNHPSHVQPWPLLVKAQAALLRSCCIGRELDRELRTGQSLSFSIREEIKDLDSLILGLAAEADRFRCVTNYQGAEADASRNLWAISNALIHTSRLTLHSVRAFPDRRRILDGPIDLLSLDASCTPSSLVESFHLSTSQTGEVDTHFPFTERESIRICLHSSLVVSRVFRRLPSPNPSYSDTTVDMTAAMPWTSWRRLSSPRSIPYMASCQMQSFYTLAMVLKCVNTALCSGTISSYAYLFEQPSVTTEVQDAERLVEELQIGMDALRRSIKADVLFGGVEVMAREVERVFEATLMG
- a CDS encoding putative MFS transporter (transcript_id=CADANIAT00004703), translating into MSQFPASTVVNGADLESNNPHVVDFDGPDDKDIPLNWPLPRKIWVTSAVAILNLIGTVASSIFGTGSEEFSREFRISHEVAVLGTTLFLAGYIFGFLAFGPLSERFGRKWPMLLGITISSLFDIMSEAGENVATVLIGRFFGGLFGVAPVAIFGGIVSDCWPISQRGNAMALAVSLVFSGPTFGPVLGGLIMGSGSPVLNWRWTMWMVVIVGLGASVLCVFVFPETFPPVILRKRARALRRKTGNANFTTASDKDGLNIRDIARFYLIRPFWLFTTQPILALLTLYQSFVYGVLFLFYQTYPVAFGEDRSWPTSLKYVPLLALIVGVFAGSLGIIITNQIYTRHHSHTPDGVYIPESRLPPMIVGGVMVPIGMFWFAWTASSIFISWASPVCASFLTGCGMYLLFIQGFNYIIDCYTSMANSAMGVNGSMRSIFGAAFPLFANQVIERLGVAKTTSILGCVCVALVPVPICFWFWGERIRAWSSAKV
- a CDS encoding uncharacterized protein (transcript_id=CADANIAT00004704), translating into MTQYTNDPSSCDLVGEGDVYGIGVRLGYYFSWISGLTAVFFDNPKAVRDTRRTVILVSLAVFIIIIQNTLNGSFALLEWSIVFPMARWAPLLVLFFASITNQDDPPGTIYRVHSRKGNDGRETPATGDNQVNITKMQTQHISSSPEVDTTNLMEILKKARPVRAAMMQLKLLLVAIGVSANVFSEKILAGNNIDLSDAPLLSSGQLIPFIVGLAGLVSTSWSVTIGERRDTTVQ